CTCAGCGGTCAACAATGCCGACAAGGCCCGCGGCGGAGCGTGGCGGTGCGTAGAAGCCAACAATGCCGCGACGCCGGCCGCGTGCGGCGAAGCCATCGACGTCCCGCACTTGGTGCCATAGCCACCGTTGAAGATCGTCGACAGCGGGCAGCCCGCTCCCTGCCCGGCCGGCGGCTTCTGGCCCGAGTCGCCGCCCGGCGCGGTGACCGTCACAGAGCCGTAGTTGGAGTAGTAAGACTTCGTCCCGGCGTAGCCGACTGCCGACACCGTGACGACGCCGTCGATCGACTTCGGCAGAATGCCGCACGACGCGTCGACCTTGTGCGGGCGGTTCGGGTCGACGGTCTGCGTACGGACGTCGAAGCCCGAGTTGCCCGCCGCAGCGATGTTCAGGGTGCCGTGCTCCGTCGAGTACGTGACAGCGCGCCGTACGGCCTCGTACGCGGCGGCGTCGCCTGCTTCGTTGCGGCAGTAGAACATGCCTGGGTCGATGTAGTAGCTGTTGTTCGTCACCGGGAAGCGGTGCTTCCCTGCCCACATGAAGCCGCAGACAGCCGCCTCCGGGAAGATGTAGCCGTCGTCGTTCACGACTTTCACCGAGGCCAGCCGGACGCCGGGCGCGATGCCGGTGAAGCCGCGCGAAGCGTCCCTACCGGCGATGGTGCCGGCAACGTGCGTGCCGTGGTCGGAAGTGGTCGGCAGCCACGAAGCGGCGGCAGTGTCCGGCGCGCCGGTGTTGCAGCCGGCCGAAGCACCAGCGTCCACGGCGTGCGCGAGCGCCGGATGCTTCGCGTCGATGCCGGAGTCCAGCACGCCGACGGTCACCGACTGCGAGCCCTGGTTGACCTTGTTCGCCTCCGGCGCGTGGATCGCACGCATGTCCCACTGCTGCGCCGACAAGTCGTCACCGGCGGCGACGCTCTCGGTCTGCTCCAGCATCCCGACCGCCGAGCGCAGCCCGGCTCGGGCGGCGGCCTTCGCGGCGACGTCCTTGCCGCCCGAGTAGGCGCGCAGCACGCCGATCCGGTCGGCGAAGTCCGCGTTGCGCGAGCTGGCGATCGCGACGCCGATCTCCGGGTAATACGCCACCTTCGTGCCGCACTTGGCGGCCAGCTCGGTGTCGACCGTGCGCTGCGACGCGCCCGGTTGGTACAGCACGACGTAGGTGTACGAAGCGCTCGTGGTGTCGCAGGTCGGCGCGGGCGCGGCGGAAGCCGGTACCGCCAGCGCGCCCGCGGCGACTCCGGCAACAGCCACCGGAACCAGCAATCGGCGTAAACGGGACATATACCCTCCATGGTCGGTCGCCAGAACCTAAGTCAGTCCGGCCGAGTCCGCTACCGACCATGGGAGGGTCAAGCGTCTGCGCGTTCCTTCGCGGTCGCCCGGATGCCGCGCCAGCCGAGCACGCCGATGGCGGTGCCGAAGACGAACGACGCGACGGTCAAGATCGCGTGCACGATGAAGTATCCGGTCGGCGAACCGTCGGCCGCCCAGGACTGGTTGCTGGCCCAGAGGTTCTTCGCGAAGGTGATCCAGATGATCCAGGACCAGATGCCGAAAGCGAACAAGGCCATCGCTGTACCTCGTGAAATGCGCATGTTCCGAGTATGCCGCTGGGCCTTCGGCGCTAGATTGCATGGGTGCACCCCGCTTTCGTCCGGTCGCTGCGAGCAATCGCCGCGCCACTCGCCGCAGCCCTCGTAGCCGTCTCCGTGCCCGTCGCGCTGGCCGTCCCAGCGCAAGCGCAGCAGTGCACTGAGCACGCCGCCCCGCCCGCGCCGGTGGACACTTCGGAGAAGCCGAAGCCGGGCCAGACCGTCCCGCCGCCGCTGCCGGTGCCCGCACAGCCGGTGGGCGGCGAGCGGCTGGGCAGCTGCGGCACGGTCCTCCCGCCGGGCGCGCCGGCGCTGCCCGAGGGCGATACCTCGGCGTCCTGGGTGGTGCAGGACCTCGACAGCGGCGCGATCGTCGCGGCGAAGGACCCGCACGCACGGGAGCGGCCGGCGTCGCTGATCAAGACGCTGCTGGCGCTCGTAGTGGTCACCGAGCTGAAGCCGGACCAGGTCGTCGTCCCGACCAAGGAAGACGCCGAGCAGGAGTGCACCTGCGTCGGCATCGCCGCGGGCGGCCACTACACGGTCGACCAGCTGCTGCACGGCCTGCTGATGCACTCGGGCAATGACGTCGCGCACGCCTTCGCGACGGTGCTGGGCGGCGTCGACGCGGCGACCGCGAAGATGAACGCTCTCGCCGCTCGCATCGGTGCCACCGACACCCGCGCCGCGACCCCGTCCGGCCTGGACGGACCGGGTATGTCGACGTCGGCCTACGACCTGAGCGTCATCTTCCACTACGCGATGAAGCAGCCCGAGTTCGCACAGGCGGTGGCGACGAAGGCGTACACGATCCCGGCGGTCGACGGGAAGCCGGCGATCCCGGTGTTCAACGACAACAAGCTGCTCGGCGTGTATCCCGGCTTCCTCGGCGGGAAAACCGGCTTCACCAACGACGCCCGGCACACCTATGTCGGCGGCGCCGCGCGCGACGGGAAGCGGCTGGCCATCGTGATGATGCGCGCCGAACAGCGTCCGACCCGGGTCGTGGACCAGGCCGCGAAACTGCTCGACTACGGCTTCGCGCTGGAGAAGTCCGGTGCGCAGCCGGTCGGCCAGATCGCCTACCACTCGCTCACCACCGAATCCGCTCCGACCGCGGACAGGGAGGTCGCCCCGGCGGGCTCGAATTCGGCAGCCGGCGCGGCGACGCAACAGCCGGACGCGTTCGGCACCACCGGCTGGGTGCTGACCCTGATCGTGCTGGTGATCATCATCGCCGGATTCGTCATCGGCTACCGGCGCAAGCGGAGCGCTCGCTCGTAGCTCGGCCCGGAAGAGGGCGGCTCGCTGGCGCGTGAGCCGCCCTTCTTCGGGTCACTCGAACTTCAGCCGGGACGCCTCCCGCTTGCCCTGCTCGAACCCGGCCCTGGCGCTCGGAATCCGGGTCGCCGGGTCCATCTGATCGATGCCCATCGCGGCTCGCGAGTCCGCGTCCGGGATCAGCACCTCGACTCGACTGCCCTGCTCGCGCAACGCCGCGACCTGGCTTTTCAGGTCCGTGCCGGGCATCTTGCGCAGGCCCTCGAACTGGCCGGGCGGCAGCGGAGCGTCGCCCCACCCGCCGAACGGCGAAAGCACCACGACGGTGGCATATCCGGCGGCCAGATCGGCGTTTTCACTGGAGCGCACGCCGCCGTTGACGTAGTTCTTGCCGTTGGCCCGATGCGTCGGCCCGAGGCCGGGCATGGCGGTGCTCGCGGTGACCGCGTCCGCCAGTTCGACACCGCAGTCCCGGGTCAGCGGAGCCGCGTCGCCAGTGTGCGCGTCGACCGCCATGATGATCATCGGCCGGTCCGGCCAGTCCTGGCTGGGCAGCCGGGCAGCGACCAGGGCACGCCGTTTTTCCGTTTCCTCGGGCCCGAAAGTGGCGTCCCGTTCCAGTCCGAACGCGCCGAGCGCGCGGCGCAGCCCTTCGGCGGTGGTGGCCGCCGCGCCGATCGCCCGGAGCTGGTCGAACACCGGCTCCATCGGCCGCTGCCGCGGGGGCTGGCCCGGTCGTCCCGGCCGAGCCGGTGCGGCCACCACCGCCGCGAACAGTTCAGCGGGCGGGATTCCGCTGCGCACGTGCGCGGCC
This sequence is a window from Amycolatopsis benzoatilytica AK 16/65. Protein-coding genes within it:
- a CDS encoding S8 family peptidase, encoding MSRLRRLLVPVAVAGVAAGALAVPASAAPAPTCDTTSASYTYVVLYQPGASQRTVDTELAAKCGTKVAYYPEIGVAIASSRNADFADRIGVLRAYSGGKDVAAKAAARAGLRSAVGMLEQTESVAAGDDLSAQQWDMRAIHAPEANKVNQGSQSVTVGVLDSGIDAKHPALAHAVDAGASAGCNTGAPDTAAASWLPTTSDHGTHVAGTIAGRDASRGFTGIAPGVRLASVKVVNDDGYIFPEAAVCGFMWAGKHRFPVTNNSYYIDPGMFYCRNEAGDAAAYEAVRRAVTYSTEHGTLNIAAAGNSGFDVRTQTVDPNRPHKVDASCGILPKSIDGVVTVSAVGYAGTKSYYSNYGSVTVTAPGGDSGQKPPAGQGAGCPLSTIFNGGYGTKCGTSMASPHAAGVAALLASTHRHAPPRALSALLTAEADPVACDVSACQGPEQNNSYYGRGLVNALDAVR
- a CDS encoding D-alanyl-D-alanine carboxypeptidase family protein, whose translation is MHPAFVRSLRAIAAPLAAALVAVSVPVALAVPAQAQQCTEHAAPPAPVDTSEKPKPGQTVPPPLPVPAQPVGGERLGSCGTVLPPGAPALPEGDTSASWVVQDLDSGAIVAAKDPHARERPASLIKTLLALVVVTELKPDQVVVPTKEDAEQECTCVGIAAGGHYTVDQLLHGLLMHSGNDVAHAFATVLGGVDAATAKMNALAARIGATDTRAATPSGLDGPGMSTSAYDLSVIFHYAMKQPEFAQAVATKAYTIPAVDGKPAIPVFNDNKLLGVYPGFLGGKTGFTNDARHTYVGGAARDGKRLAIVMMRAEQRPTRVVDQAAKLLDYGFALEKSGAQPVGQIAYHSLTTESAPTADREVAPAGSNSAAGAATQQPDAFGTTGWVLTLIVLVIIIAGFVIGYRRKRSARS
- a CDS encoding SCO4848 family membrane protein: MRISRGTAMALFAFGIWSWIIWITFAKNLWASNQSWAADGSPTGYFIVHAILTVASFVFGTAIGVLGWRGIRATAKERADA
- a CDS encoding patatin-like phospholipase family protein; this translates as MSHSSSTNLALVIGGGGAAGNAWAIGVVAGLAEAGVDLTETADLVIGTSSGATAAAHVRSGIPPAELFAAVVAAPARPGRPGQPPRQRPMEPVFDQLRAIGAAATTAEGLRRALGAFGLERDATFGPEETEKRRALVAARLPSQDWPDRPMIIMAVDAHTGDAAPLTRDCGVELADAVTASTAMPGLGPTHRANGKNYVNGGVRSSENADLAAGYATVVVLSPFGGWGDAPLPPGQFEGLRKMPGTDLKSQVAALREQGSRVEVLIPDADSRAAMGIDQMDPATRIPSARAGFEQGKREASRLKFE